A stretch of the Oceanicola sp. D3 genome encodes the following:
- a CDS encoding DUF4159 domain-containing protein — translation MFAIGPIGFTAPLLLWALIVLPLLWLLLRAVPPAPIRRRFPGVALLLGLEDEDSQTDRTPWWLLLLRMLAVAAIIIGFAGPVLNPEERREGTGPLLIALDGGWADARDWPGRMARIEGLLADAAATDRPVAVVSLTALPAPGELPMLAAAAWGPRLAGLEPMAWTPESGDAVAWVESLGEGFETYWLSDGLAHEGRADVLAAFEDKGPVTVFESPRRPLGLRPARFEDGQVRLTVLRPDETAAQTATVLAYGRDPSGTERVLARAEAAFEAEATEAEVALVLPAELRNRITRFELQAARGAGAVSLTDDGLRRREVALIAGREDREGLELLSPLHYLQRALEPTADLVEGTLPDILLANPDAIVFADVADLPQAEKDDLLEWVEEGGMLLRFAGPQLAASDLSRRDEDPLMPVRLREGGRSVGGAMSWGEPKALRPFPENSPFYGLGLPDDVTVTAQVMAQPDPDLADRVIAALADGTPLVTRKRIGQGSVVLFHVTANAEWSSLPLSGLFVQMLERLAISTRPATPEASELEGTVWTPERVLDGFGMVQDAGTLAGVDGADLGAALAGDAPIGPALRPGLYAGEDRLIALNVLGDTATLEPVTWPARIPVEGLAVSRETALKGFVLTAALVALALDIIASLWLGGRLFAPRAKGIARRSSAAGALLIAALVAATPDGAQAQTDEAAEIFALDATTEVVLAHVITGDPRLDEVAHAGLTGLSDTLFRRTSIEPAEPIAVNLETDELAFFPFLYWPVSPNQPIPSAEAYAKLNRYLRTGGMILFDTRDADIGGFGAATPEGRKLQELAAPLDVPPLEPIPQDHVLTRTFYLLQDFPGRWASRDVWVEAAPPDAEVVEGMPFRNLNDGVTPVVIGGNDWAAAWAVENNGAAMFPVGRGYAGEQQREIAYRFGVNLIMHVLTGNYKSDQVHVPALLDRLGQ, via the coding sequence ATGTTTGCCATCGGTCCCATAGGCTTTACCGCGCCGCTCCTGCTCTGGGCGCTGATCGTGCTGCCGCTGCTCTGGCTGCTGCTCCGCGCCGTGCCGCCCGCGCCGATCCGCCGCCGCTTTCCCGGCGTGGCGCTGCTGCTGGGGCTGGAGGACGAGGATAGCCAGACCGACCGCACGCCGTGGTGGCTGCTGCTGCTGCGGATGCTTGCGGTCGCCGCAATTATCATCGGCTTTGCTGGCCCGGTGCTGAACCCCGAAGAGCGCCGCGAGGGCACCGGCCCGCTGCTGATCGCGCTCGATGGCGGCTGGGCCGATGCCCGCGACTGGCCGGGGCGCATGGCCCGGATCGAGGGGCTGCTGGCCGATGCCGCGGCGACTGACCGGCCGGTGGCCGTGGTCTCGCTCACCGCGCTGCCTGCTCCGGGCGAGCTGCCGATGCTCGCCGCCGCCGCATGGGGCCCGCGCCTTGCCGGGCTGGAGCCGATGGCATGGACGCCCGAAAGCGGCGATGCGGTGGCGTGGGTGGAAAGCCTCGGCGAGGGGTTTGAGACCTATTGGCTCTCCGATGGCCTCGCCCACGAGGGCCGGGCCGATGTTCTCGCTGCCTTTGAAGACAAGGGCCCGGTGACGGTGTTTGAAAGCCCGCGCCGCCCCCTCGGCCTGCGCCCGGCCCGGTTTGAGGATGGGCAAGTGCGGCTGACCGTGTTGCGCCCGGACGAGACCGCCGCGCAAACCGCCACGGTGCTGGCCTATGGCCGCGATCCTTCGGGCACCGAGCGGGTGCTGGCCCGCGCCGAGGCGGCGTTTGAGGCGGAGGCCACCGAGGCCGAGGTGGCCCTCGTGCTGCCCGCCGAGCTGCGCAACCGGATCACCCGCTTTGAGCTTCAGGCCGCACGCGGGGCAGGGGCCGTGAGCCTCACCGATGACGGGCTGCGCCGCCGCGAGGTCGCCCTCATTGCGGGCCGCGAAGACCGCGAAGGGCTGGAGCTGCTCTCGCCACTGCACTACCTGCAACGTGCGCTGGAGCCGACGGCTGACCTCGTGGAAGGCACGCTGCCCGATATCCTCCTCGCCAACCCCGATGCCATCGTCTTTGCCGATGTCGCCGATCTGCCGCAGGCCGAAAAGGACGATCTGCTGGAGTGGGTCGAAGAGGGCGGCATGCTGCTACGCTTCGCCGGGCCGCAGCTTGCGGCCTCCGATCTCAGCCGCCGCGATGAAGACCCGCTGATGCCGGTGCGGCTGCGGGAAGGCGGGCGCTCGGTAGGCGGCGCGATGAGCTGGGGCGAGCCCAAGGCCCTGCGCCCCTTCCCCGAAAATTCGCCCTTCTATGGCCTCGGCCTGCCGGATGACGTCACGGTGACGGCGCAGGTCATGGCCCAGCCCGACCCGGACCTCGCCGACCGGGTGATTGCCGCGCTGGCCGATGGCACGCCACTGGTAACACGCAAGCGGATCGGTCAGGGCTCTGTGGTGCTGTTTCATGTGACGGCCAATGCCGAATGGTCCTCGCTGCCGCTCTCCGGCCTCTTCGTCCAGATGCTCGAACGGCTGGCGATCTCCACCCGGCCCGCAACCCCGGAGGCCAGCGAGCTGGAGGGCACCGTATGGACCCCGGAACGGGTGCTCGATGGCTTTGGCATGGTTCAGGATGCAGGCACGCTGGCGGGCGTTGACGGCGCAGACCTTGGCGCGGCGCTGGCCGGTGACGCGCCAATCGGCCCCGCGCTGCGCCCCGGGCTCTATGCGGGGGAAGACCGGTTGATCGCGCTCAACGTGCTGGGTGACACCGCCACGCTGGAGCCCGTCACATGGCCCGCCCGCATCCCCGTCGAGGGGCTGGCGGTGAGCCGGGAGACGGCGCTGAAAGGCTTCGTGCTCACGGCCGCCCTGGTGGCGCTGGCGCTCGATATCATCGCCTCGCTCTGGCTCGGCGGCCGCCTCTTCGCCCCCCGCGCCAAGGGCATTGCGCGGCGCTCTTCGGCGGCGGGCGCGCTGCTTATCGCTGCGCTCGTCGCAGCCACGCCCGATGGCGCGCAGGCCCAGACCGACGAGGCCGCCGAAATCTTTGCGCTGGACGCCACAACCGAGGTCGTGCTGGCCCATGTCATCACCGGCGATCCCCGGCTCGACGAGGTGGCCCACGCCGGGCTCACTGGCCTCTCTGACACGCTCTTCCGCCGCACCTCCATCGAACCCGCCGAACCCATAGCGGTGAACCTCGAAACCGATGAGCTGGCCTTCTTCCCCTTCCTCTACTGGCCGGTCAGCCCCAACCAGCCGATCCCCTCCGCCGAGGCCTATGCCAAGCTCAACCGCTACCTGCGCACCGGCGGGATGATCCTGTTTGACACCCGCGATGCCGATATCGGCGGCTTCGGCGCGGCCACGCCCGAGGGCCGCAAGCTGCAAGAGCTGGCCGCCCCGCTCGATGTGCCGCCGCTGGAGCCGATCCCGCAGGACCATGTGCTGACCCGCACCTTCTACCTGCTGCAGGATTTTCCCGGCCGCTGGGCCAGCCGCGATGTCTGGGTCGAGGCCGCCCCGCCCGATGCCGAGGTGGTGGAGGGCATGCCCTTCCGCAATCTCAATGACGGGGTGACGCCGGTGGTGATCGGCGGCAACGATTGGGCCGCGGCCTGGGCGGTGGAAAACAACGGCGCGGCGATGTTCCCCGTGGGGCGCGGCTACGCGGGCGAGCAGCAACGTGAAATCGCCTATCGCTTCGGGGTGAACCTGATCATGCATGTGCTCACCGGCAACTACAAATCCGACCAGGTCCACGTGCCGGCCCTGCTCGACAGGCTGGGCCAATGA
- a CDS encoding DUF58 domain-containing protein, translated as MSDAGPVALHAGVGRGLRSKAEGLAAALPPLLADAEHLAQTVLLGAHGRRRSGMGDEFWQYRPLAVGDEARSIDWRRSAKSDQHFVREKEWQAAQSVMLWCDEAMSMRFSGEPGKRPSKAGRARLLSLAIAVLLVRGGERVGLARLDQPARSGPLQLIRIADALGGAMEAEEKALPGPDYGAPRGDTLPLHSRAVFLSDFMGEIDAAEAALSRAADRGVRGAMLMILDPVEEEFPFDGRTIFESMGGSLAHETRKAGDLRARYLDRLAARKDRLEALARTTGWQFSTHHTDTPAQSALLWLYGALEHGR; from the coding sequence TTGAGCGACGCCGGTCCAGTTGCTCTTCACGCCGGCGTCGGGCGCGGGCTGCGCTCGAAGGCCGAGGGGCTCGCTGCCGCGCTGCCCCCACTTCTGGCAGATGCCGAGCATCTGGCCCAAACCGTGCTGCTGGGTGCCCACGGCCGCCGCCGCTCGGGCATGGGCGATGAGTTCTGGCAATACCGCCCGCTGGCGGTGGGCGACGAAGCCCGTAGCATCGACTGGCGCCGCTCCGCCAAGTCCGATCAGCACTTCGTCCGCGAAAAGGAGTGGCAGGCCGCGCAATCGGTCATGCTCTGGTGCGACGAGGCGATGTCGATGCGCTTTTCCGGCGAGCCGGGCAAACGCCCCTCAAAGGCAGGCCGCGCCCGGCTGCTGTCGTTGGCCATCGCCGTGCTGCTGGTGCGCGGCGGCGAGCGCGTGGGCCTCGCCCGCCTCGACCAGCCCGCCCGCTCCGGCCCGCTGCAATTGATCCGCATCGCCGATGCCCTTGGCGGCGCGATGGAGGCTGAAGAAAAGGCGCTGCCCGGCCCCGACTATGGCGCACCGCGCGGCGACACCCTGCCGCTGCACTCCCGCGCCGTCTTCCTCTCTGATTTCATGGGCGAGATCGACGCCGCCGAAGCCGCCCTGTCTCGCGCCGCCGACCGGGGCGTGCGCGGCGCGATGCTGATGATCCTCGATCCGGTGGAAGAAGAGTTTCCCTTCGACGGGCGCACCATCTTTGAAAGCATGGGCGGCTCCCTTGCGCATGAAACCCGCAAGGCCGGTGATTTGCGCGCCCGCTATCTCGACCGTCTCGCCGCCCGCAAGGACCGGCTGGAGGCACTCGCCCGCACGACCGGCTGGCAGTTTTCCACCCATCACACCGATACGCCCGCGCAATCTGCGCTGCTCTGGCTCTACGGTGCACTGGAGCATGGCCGCTGA
- a CDS encoding MoxR family ATPase → MSDDAGLVPEIEALAEKLGQARASISRRFIGQEKVVDLVLSALVCGGHGLLIGLPGLGKTRLVDTLSTVMGLNGSRIQFTPDLMPADILGSEVLETAEDGSRAFRFIEGPIFCQLLMADEINRASPRTQSALLQAMQEKEVTVGGQHRVLEKPFHVLATQNPIEQEGTYPLPEAQLDRFLVQIDVEYPDRDTERDIILATTGAEEAASHQIFSAEELIAAQGLLRRMPVGDSVVELILDLVRACRPEDPTAPEQVQRSVSWGPGPRAAQALMMTVRARALLEGRLVPSAEDVLAMAAPVLTHRMALSFAARARGEELSAVIRAVAQSVTRVEAAA, encoded by the coding sequence ATGTCCGACGACGCGGGCCTCGTGCCAGAAATCGAGGCGCTGGCCGAAAAGCTGGGCCAGGCGCGGGCCTCCATCTCCCGCCGGTTCATCGGCCAGGAGAAGGTGGTAGACCTCGTGTTGTCGGCGCTTGTCTGCGGCGGCCACGGCCTGCTGATCGGCCTGCCCGGCCTCGGCAAAACCCGGCTGGTCGATACGCTTTCCACCGTGATGGGGCTGAACGGCAGCCGCATCCAGTTCACCCCCGATCTGATGCCCGCCGATATTCTCGGCTCCGAGGTGCTGGAAACCGCCGAGGACGGCTCCCGCGCCTTCCGCTTCATCGAGGGCCCGATTTTCTGCCAGCTGCTGATGGCCGATGAGATCAACCGTGCTAGCCCGCGCACCCAATCCGCCCTGCTGCAAGCGATGCAGGAAAAGGAGGTCACTGTCGGCGGCCAGCACCGGGTGCTGGAAAAGCCCTTCCACGTGCTCGCCACGCAAAACCCGATCGAGCAGGAGGGCACCTATCCGCTGCCCGAGGCCCAGCTTGACCGGTTCCTCGTGCAGATCGACGTCGAATACCCCGACCGCGACACCGAGCGTGACATCATCCTTGCCACCACTGGCGCCGAAGAGGCAGCGAGCCACCAGATATTCTCTGCCGAAGAGTTGATCGCGGCGCAGGGCCTGCTGCGGCGCATGCCGGTGGGCGACTCCGTGGTCGAGCTGATCCTCGACCTTGTCCGCGCCTGCCGCCCCGAAGACCCGACCGCGCCCGAACAGGTGCAGCGCTCGGTCAGCTGGGGCCCCGGCCCGCGTGCGGCACAGGCGCTGATGATGACGGTGCGCGCCCGCGCCCTGCTGGAAGGCCGCCTCGTGCCCTCCGCCGAGGATGTGCTGGCGATGGCCGCGCCGGTGCTGACGCACCGCATGGCGCTCTCCTTCGCCGCCCGTGCGCGGGGCGAAGAGCTTTCTGCCGTGATCCGCGCCGTTGCCCAAAGCGTCACCCGCGTGGAGGCCGCCGCTTGA
- a CDS encoding DUF1285 domain-containing protein, with protein MAKSKARQDIVKPDAQSIETAARSAAKTGKLPPVHLWNPEFCGDLDMRIARDGTWFYLGTPIGRPELVRLFSTILKKEGADYFLVTPVEKVGITVDDAPFVAVDFTPHGEGKAQVLRFETNVGDFTEAGPEDPIRVERDPDTGEPSPYVHVRAGLEALIDRKSFYRLVEVGCVEDAWFGLWSGGKFFRIIPAAELP; from the coding sequence ATGGCGAAATCGAAGGCCAGACAAGATATTGTGAAACCAGACGCCCAAAGCATCGAAACCGCGGCCCGCAGCGCCGCCAAAACCGGCAAGCTGCCGCCGGTTCACCTGTGGAACCCCGAGTTTTGCGGCGATCTCGACATGCGGATTGCCCGCGATGGCACGTGGTTTTACCTCGGAACGCCGATTGGCCGGCCCGAGCTGGTGCGGCTGTTCTCGACCATCCTGAAGAAGGAAGGCGCGGATTACTTTCTCGTGACCCCGGTGGAGAAGGTCGGGATCACCGTGGATGACGCACCATTTGTCGCGGTGGATTTCACCCCCCATGGCGAGGGCAAGGCGCAGGTGCTGCGGTTTGAGACCAACGTGGGCGATTTCACCGAAGCCGGGCCGGAGGACCCGATTCGGGTGGAGCGCGACCCTGACACCGGCGAGCCATCGCCCTATGTGCATGTGCGCGCCGGGCTGGAGGCGCTGATCGACCGCAAGAGCTTTTACCGGCTGGTGGAGGTTGGCTGCGTGGAGGACGCGTGGTTTGGGCTTTGGTCGGGCGGTAAGTTCTTTCGCATCATCCCCGCCGCCGAACTGCCCTGA